The sequence CATCATGTTGCTCGATTTGGACGGCAATGTCGTGGATATGAATCGCAATGTCTGGCGACGAACCGGCAAGGCGAAATCCGAATTAACGGGAAAACCTTGCTGGCAGGTGCTTACCAAACGTGATGGCAAGCCGTTTTGTCCCGAATACGACACCGCGTGTCCTTTGGGTGAGACGTTGCGGACCCGCCGCAAGGCTGAAGCGCTCGTCAATCGTGTGAGTGCCGGGGGGCGGCTTCTCTACTATCGCGTTTATTCTTATCCGGTGTTTGGCCGAAGCGGCGCATTGACCCATGTAATGATGATGCATCGGGACATTACGGCCCGTACGCATCGGGAGCAGCAGCTTCGCCAGACGGAAAAACTGGCCGTGGTGGGGGAGATGTCTACGTACCTGGCCCATGAAATACGCAACCCGCTTTGCGCCATCGGTGGATTTACCCGTTCCCTGTTGCGATCGTCCAATCTTTCCGAGAAGGAACAGGAAAAAATACGCATTATTGCAGAAGAAACAGCGCGTTTGGAGGGATTGCTTTCCAGCATCCTAAATTTTGCTCGTCCAGGAAACATGCCGGTGGAAGAGGTGGATATCGCGACCTTGATCCATGGCACCACCGAATTGATGCGCATTGGATACCAGCAAGCGGGCTATTCGTTTACCGTGGCGGTGGAAAAGGATGTGCCGTCCGTTCGTGGAGAGGCGGAATCTATAAAACAGTGCCTTGTGAATTTGATCAAAAATGCCATGGAGGCCATGCCCGAGGGGGGAGATATCGAAGTGGTGCTGGACCGCCGGCACGATTTCGTGCGTCTGGGGGTTCGGGATCATGGCGTGGGCATGGACGAAGAGGAACAGGATAAGGTGTTCAGTCCGTTTTATTCCACCAAACCCGAAGGAACGGGGTTGGGATTGGCCATGATTAAAAAATTGGTGGAAGAGATGGGTGGGCATATTGATTTGCGGAGCAGCCCCGGACAGGGAACGGCCTTGTATCTCTATTTCCGACCGGTGCTTGAATAGGCGTAATGAGTGTTTAACCTAATGAATTTTATGTGATATCGTTGCAGGAAAAGCGTTTTATCTGGACGTATGCCGTTTCTTTTGTCGTGATCGGACAGCAAAAGATATTTTTTGCTTGCATGTGAAATTGAATTTCATTATCAATCTGTGCAGGCGATAAATACAACCGTTCAGTCTTGCAAAGGAACGATACGATGAAAGCATTGATTGTCTATGGTTCAACGACCGGTAATACGGAGACAGTGGCGGATTGGATCGGTGATTCACTGCGGTCCCGGGGAGTGGAAGTAACCGTGGCGGACGCTGCGGAAACAGATGCCGAGGGCATGGCCGAAGGGTATGATGCCGTGCTGTTGGGGTCGTCCACCTGGGGAGACGATGAAATAGAGTTGCAGGACGACTTTGCCGAATTGTTCGACGATTTGGACAAGGCCGGGCTGCAAGGAAAGCCTGTGGCCGTATTTGGTTGCGGCAGTACGGATTACACTTTTTTTTGCGGTGCCGTGGATGCCATTGAATCCAGGGCGGAAGACCTGGGGGCGCATATTGTCGGATCTTCCTTGAAAATTGACGGGGATCCGGAACAGGATGACGTGTTGGCCTGGACCACGGAAGTTGCAGGCTTTTTCCAGGGGGCGCAATGAGCGGTTGTTCGAAATCCTGCGGAAGATGCCGGATGTTGGGGCGGGTCGGCGACTTGTGCCGAAGCGGTATGGCGCTATGCGCCGCCCAGGAACATGAACTGGCGGAACGTGTGTTGCGCATGGCCCTGGACTTGGTGCGGGAGTATGATCTTGGGCCGATTTTGGAGGCTAAGACCGCCAACAATTTGGGACTTGTGTATGCGGCGATGGAACGCGAAAATCAGGCCGGATCACAGTTTGCCAGAGCGTTGCAGTTGATCAGGGGACGAGTGGGAACGGACAATAAGCTGTATCGCACCGTAAACAATAATTATACTCAGGTAATTGGACAACAGGTCCGACAGTATAAAAACGTAGTGGATGAGTGCGCCGGGCGTTGCGTCTCGGCCCGACCCGACTTGATAGTGGGCGCGTGCGCCTGCGGGAGGTAGAAATGCCGGAATTGAAAGCCATTGCCGACTATAACAGGCGTGCCATGCGTGCGGCCGGGGAAGGCCGTTTGGAACAGGCGTTGCTCAATTTGTCTATGGCCTTGCGGTTGGCGCGGGAAATCAGACGTGTGCAGCTGGAGTCGTATTCCAAAGGCAATATGGGGCTTGTCTACCTCATGGCGGGAAAGCGGCGGGAAGCCGCAGTATGCTTCCGATTGGCCCTGCAGCGAGCCAAAACCGAATGCGGCTCGGATCATCCCCTGTGCTATGCCCTGAAAAATAACATCAGAAAAATGTCGGTCCGTCAGCGTTCCGCTGCGTAGCGAGACGACATGGAAGGTGGCACTGATTCATTGCTGCCGGAAATCGTTAGGACAAACGAAGCCCCATTCCTTTTCAATGCAAGGAATGGGGCTTTGGTTTGGGCGTGCTGTCCAGCTGGTTATCCGTTTTTGTTGACGATTCCACCCAGCCCGGCATGAGCGCCGAGCACTTGTTCCTGGAATGCCATATTCGGATCTTTGGCTCCGGTTATGGGGTCGGAGTTCATGGTATTTAGGGTCTGTGTCACGACAGCGGCTCCCATGGTTTGCTTGTCGGCCAGGGGATCTCCGCCGGTAAGGTTTGCCAGCTTCAGTTGCAGCCCTTGGCTCAACTGGGTAGCCAGGCTTTGCATGGCTTCGCTGCCCGGGAGAAGACCTCCGGGCTTTCCCATTTCCACAAGAGGGTTCTTGACCAACGCACGGGCCACATTGGACCAGTCGGCCATCCCGCCTGCGGAACTCCCTTCGATGCCGGACATGAGCAGGCCTCCTTTTGCGGGACAAAACATCGCCCTACCGTCCTATCGGCGATAAGTGCGGCTATCTTTAGGGCTGATTCATTCTTTTTCTTCTTGTTTGGCCCGACTCCACAACATTTCCATTTTTTGTGAATCTAGATCAGAAAACTCCTGCCCCTGGGCGCGGGCGTACGCTTCCATTTTGGCAAAGCGGGAGAGGAACTTGCGGTTGGCGAAGTCCAGGGCAGCATTGGCCTTGATACTGCGACGCCGTCCCAGTTCAACCAGGGTGAAGAGATAGTCGCCGAATTCTTCCTGGCGCTGTTGTTCGGTCCCTGATTGGTCAGCCTTGGTCCATTCATCCCATTCCTGATCAAGTTGCTCTTCCAGCTGGGTATCGTCTTCCCAGGTAAATCCGGCTCGAGCGGCTTTGGAATGGATTCGATACGCTTTCAGCAGCGGAGGAAGTCCGCTGGGCAAGGAATCGAAGACCCCGGGAAGCTCTCCCTGATCGCTTTCTTTTTCATGGCGCTTGATTTGTTCCCAGGTACGCATCAGTTCGGCCTGATCGGTGAATGTCGTGTCGGAAAAGACATGGGGATGGCGTCGGACCATTTTGGCCCGAGCAGTGTCCAGCGCTTCATGGAGCTGGAAGTCGCCTTGTGATTCATATAAATGCGCGATGAAAAGAAGCAGGAACAAAACGTCGCCCAGCTCTTCCCGTGCTTCCTCAGCATTGTCGGAGCGGATGGCGTCCACCAGCTCAAAAGCCTCTTCAACAACATAGTCGCAGAGGCTCAAAGGGGTTTGCTTTTTGTCCCAGGGACAGCCTTCCGGTCCGGTAAGAATCGTTACGATCTCCCGAAGTCTTTGAAAAGAATCGTTGTTGGACATGATGGTTCGTTTACTGTTGAGGTTTCGGAAAAAAAGGGGCTATCCCACACCGTGCAGAAAACGCAGGAGTCCCTCGGGGAGGTGCGTTTCCAGGAGACGAACACCCGGCATAAAAAACGGCGCCATGCTGGAGTTGTGGTACAGCGCGGTTCCTGGCGCCAGGGAGCGGACTATAAGAATGACCATGGAGCAGACCGTGTAGCCTTCGAATAGGCCAAATACGGCGCCGAGACCACGGTCAATGGCTCCGGCGGGTGTGAACTTCAGAGCCTGGGAAATCCCTTTGCCGAGCAGCCAGACAAGACCCACCGCAAGCAGGAATGTGACCAGAGTGGCTGCGGCTTCGACCGTTTCCGGGCTGTCGATATGAACGCCCAGGTGTGGGGCCACATATGCACTGAGATGTCGGGCCGCAAGCAGACCGAAGAAAACAGCTCCAATGGATAGAGCCTCCAGAGCCAGCCCATGGAGCAGACCACGAAAACCAAGTAAAATAATCAAGGAAAAAAGAATGACGTCAAGTGTGTTCATTGGCACTCCCGCGATGTTCTGGAGAGCAATTAGCATTGCGCTGATCAAAAGGGAATACATTCGTTTTTTTTCGGCACGTCTTGTGCTAGTTCGGGGGAGGCGATAGACCAACAACCGGAACACATTAACGCATTCATGACTGGCGACCTAGTCGCCGTTTTGAGGGAGCAAGAGAAATGCAGGTTCGTGAAACGGAGTTTCCAGGGCTGAAGATTATTGAGCCGCGAGTCTTTCAAGATGATCGGGGTTTTTTTTTGGAAAGCTTTAACGCACGTGTGTTTGAGGAATGGAAACTGCCGGTTGCGTTTGTTCAGGACAACCACGCCTACTCAAAAGGGATCGGGGTGCTGCGCGGGCTTCACTATCAGGCACCGCCGGTCGCTCAATCCAAGCTCATATGGGTGACGCGGGGCGAGGTGTTGGATGTTGTGGTGGATATCCGCAAGGGATCACCCACGTTCGGCCGATGGACGAAGTTCCACCTGTCTGCGGAAAATTTTATGCGTCTGTTCGTCCCTGCGGGGTTTGCCCACGGCTACCTGACACTCACAGAGCACACGGAATTTATGTATAAAGTGGATGCGCCGTATGCACCGGAAACAGAGGGGGGCATCCGATGGGACGATCCTGATTTGGGCATTACCTGGCCCAAGGTTTGGCAAGGTCAGGGACCGGTACTGTCTGCGAAGGATACGCGCCAGCCCCGGTTTCAGGATTTGGAGTCTCCATTTACGTTTCCGGTGGACAAAGAATAGAGGGGGAATGATGGGGTAACCTCTCGCATGCTCGCAACCCGTATATTCTGTGAAAACTTTATCAGCTTGAAACAGGGAAAATGCTTTCATGTGGTGTTTGTCCGCCTGAGTCGTACCTTCTGCTATTCTTTTGCGCATAGCAATGTCCCGGGGTAAAAAGACTTATTGCCTGAAATGTATGGAGCTTTACGGTAGGTCAAGGGATTCGAAACCTCGTGAAATTTTTCATATTCTCTTGACACGGAAAAGTTCTGTGCCGTAAAGGAACGTAATTCATTTGGCCGTTTTTTGTGATTTTTCAAAAAACTCTAGGAGTGATGGGGCAGGTTATGGAGGAAATGAGAGCATCGAAACAGTACGGTGGAGCCCTTCCGTTCCTGCTGGGTTTCCTGGTGGTTGCGGTGTTGGGGTGGGTGCTGTTCCCCGACGTCCTGTTTCAGGACAAGGAACAGCCATTCCGCTTCAGTCATGTGACACACGTGGAGGGGCAGGGAATGCTCTGCGAGGACTGTCACTACTTCCGTGAGGACGGCACCTACGCCGGATTCCCCACGAACGAAGAGTGTGCCATGTGTCACGACATCGGCGACAGGCAGGAGCTGTATGACGCTCTTGTCGAGGCCGCAGGAAGCCCAGACAAAATCGAGGATGTGCTTACGCAGGATGAGGGGCCTGAAGCGCTGGATTACTTGATTTTGAGCATGGAACCGGAGGACATCAAGGCCGAGCGGGCGTTCATCGTCAAGTTTCTCGCGCAGGGCAAGGAAGTGCCCTGGTACAACTATCAGTACCAGCCGGACAATGTCTTCTTCTCACACAAGGCACATGCCGATCTGACCATGGCTGCGGCGCAAGGCGGAGATCATGGCGAAGCCGAAGCCGCCGAGGCCGACGAAGAGACCAATTGCAACCTTTGCCACCTCAAGGACATTCATCTTCGTTCCGACACGCCTCCCTTCCAGGAGAATGTGATCAGCGGCTACAGCAAGATGACCATGAAAATGTGGCAGTGCGAACGGTGCCATGCTCAGATGCACCAGAGCAACGCCTGCTACGTGTGCCACAAGTAAGAAAAGGGGTGCTGCAATGGGTTTGAATCGCAGAGCATTCATACAATTCTCCGTGGGTGGCACGCTTGGTCTGCTGGTCACCCCCGTGATTTGGAAAACTTTGGATGACGTTTCTATCTGGACCCAGAATTGGAGCTGGATTCCGAAACTCAAAAAAGGTGCTGAGGAGCGCGTCCAGGCCATCAGCAAGCTGTGTCCTTCGGGATGTGCCTTGCAGGTTGAAACCGTGGGGCGTGAACCTTATGCCACCACGGGCGACGAGGACAATCCTCTGAGCAAGGGCGGCCTGTGTCCCATCTGTGCGGACGCAGTTCCCATGCTCTACAGCCCAACTCGGGTGGCCGGACCGATGGTCAAGACCGGGGACGGGCAGTACGAGTCCATCAGTTGGGATGATGCAAAAAAACTGCTGGCTGATAAGCTCGGTGCAGCGGGTTCCTCGGTAGCCGTTGTGTCCGGTGACGATACCGGGTCGGGCAACGAGGTGTTCTCCGCGTTGCTGGCCGAACTGGGAAGCGACAAATATTACATGATGCCCAGCCCGCAAATGGCCGCCACGCGTGCTTGGAACGGGCTTATGGGAGGACAGGGCCAGATCGGCTATGACCTCGACGGTTCTGACTTCGTGTTGTTTGCCGGTACCGATGCCCTGGATTCCTGGGGACCGACCGTCAGCAACATGAACGCCTTTGCCGAAAGCCATCCGGCAGGGCAGGAAGCTACGGCCACCTACGTTTACGCTGGACCCGCCCGGAATCATACCTCCTCGGTATGTGACCAATGGGTGCCGGTGCATCCCGAGGGTATGACCGCTTTCCTGCTGGGGTTGGCGTATAATCTGATCACGGACGGCAAGACGCTGGAAAGCGGCGACTTCGCTTCGTTGCGCAGCTTGCTTGCTTCGAAATTCTCTCCGGCTCAAGTTGAAAAGCTTACCGGAGTTTCCCAGAAAGCCTTGGCCGAATTGGCTGCCAAGCTCCGCAATGCTTCGGCCCCGGTCGTTGTCGCGGACTATGCCAACAGCACGGCGACGGCTGCTGCCGGTATCATCGTGAATATGCTCCTGGGACGCTTGAACGCCCAGGGTGGCATGGTGGCCTTGCCGGAAGTCGATACTGCCGTAGGATCCGCTTTGGATCGGGTGGCCAGGTTCGAAAAGGACTTGCTTGCCGAGTTGGCTGACGGTGCATTCGCTCCTAAAGTCTGCTTGGTCTATGATGCCAACCCGGTGTTTGGTCTCCCCCAGTACGGTGTGCAGCTTGCTGAAAAAGCTGGATTTACCGTGTCGTTTAGTACCTTCAAGGACGAAACGGCGGCGGTGGCGGATTTGGTTCTGCCCGCAGCCCATCCTTTTGAGCGCTTTGATGACTTGGTAAATCCCTTTGGCGTGGCCAATACTACCTATGTGGCGTCGTCCCCAGTGATCAAGCCGACTTTGGATGTGCAGGGTGCACCGCAGTTCCTGCTGGAACTGGCCGCAGATATGGGCTTGGATCTCGGATACGAGACCTTTGAAGAAGTGTTGGAGGCCAAAGCTGAGGCTGCCGAGGCTGCCGTGGGAACTGTTGGATCGTATTCGGTCGGCTTAGGGCTTTCCGCTCTGGCTGCAGCCGATAAGCAGTCCGGTGGTACCGCGCTGTATGCCTACACGCAGTTGCACATTGGAACAGATAAAGTGGCTACGACGCCGCATAACCCGACCACCATTCGGGATACCGAGCTGCAGGGTAAAACCATGTATGTTCGCGTCAACTCGAAGACGGCTTCAGCCAATGGTTTGAAGCAGAATTCCAAGGTGCGTCTTAGCGCCAACGGCGCGGAATGCGAGGCTCTTGTTCTTGTGGACGAGGGCGTGATGCCCGGCGTGGTTGCTGCGCCGCTCGGCTTTGGTCACACCGCCTGGGATGAATTCTCCAAGGGCAAGGGCGGCAATGTCTACAAGCTCCTGACTGTGAGCGCCGAGCCTGGTGGGTCCGCCTGGACCGGCTCCGCCGTGACCATTGCCAAAATGTAGGGGGGACCGAAATGCAAGTAAAAGAATTCAAAATCAAGTGGGGCATGGTCATTGACATCGACAAGTGCTCGGGCTGCGGCGCGTGCATGGTGTCTTGTCAGGTCGAAAACAATATCGCCCCCATGACGGCGGAGGATCCGCACAATCATCTGCAGATGATGACCACGGATCGCGATGATCCCTCCAATAAGTTGCGCACGCTCACTTGGCTGAACGTCTACGAGCTGAACAACGGAAAAGACTTCCCCGAGCATGATGTGGCCTACCTGCCGCGTCCGTGCATGCAGTGCGGACATCCGGCCTGTGTGCCTGTGTGCCCGGTTGTTGCAACGGAAAAAAACGAGGAAGGCGGCATCGTCAGCCAGATCTACCCCCGTTGCATCGGTTGTCGGTACTGCATGGCAGCCTGCCCCTACCACGCCCGTTACTTCAACTGGTGGGATCCGTTGTGGCCTGACGGAATGGATAAGACGTTGTCTCCCAATACCTCGGTGCGTCCTCGTGGCGTGGTGGAGAAATGCAACTTCTGTCATACCCGTTACCTCAAAGCCAAAGATCGCGCACGCGAAGAAGGGATTGATCCCATGGATCTGCCTGAGGGCTATTACGTCCCGGCCTGTGTCGAGGCTTGCCCCACTGGTGCCATTGTTTTTGGTGATTTGAACAATCCGGATCACAAGGTGCACCAGCTGTCCCAAAGCCCTCACAGCTTCCGGCTGTTGGAGAAGTTGGGATTGGATCCGCAGGTTTACTATATGAGCAAACGCGAGTGGGTGCGGGAGCAGGGTGACAACCACGCCGCCGGCGACCACAACACCGCGGTCAAACAAGCCTCTCACGGCCACGAATAAGGAGGAGGGATCATGGATAGCAAACTCTTCCCTGAAGGCACCACTCGGTGTTCTTTCGGCCAGTACCTTCTTTGGCTCGGTTTCATCGGGGCCATCCTGCTTTGGGGTGT is a genomic window of Paucidesulfovibrio gracilis DSM 16080 containing:
- a CDS encoding cytochrome c3 family protein: MEEMRASKQYGGALPFLLGFLVVAVLGWVLFPDVLFQDKEQPFRFSHVTHVEGQGMLCEDCHYFREDGTYAGFPTNEECAMCHDIGDRQELYDALVEAAGSPDKIEDVLTQDEGPEALDYLILSMEPEDIKAERAFIVKFLAQGKEVPWYNYQYQPDNVFFSHKAHADLTMAAAQGGDHGEAEAAEADEETNCNLCHLKDIHLRSDTPPFQENVISGYSKMTMKMWQCERCHAQMHQSNACYVCHK
- the qrcC gene encoding menaquinone reductase iron-sulfur cluster-binding subunit QrcC encodes the protein MQVKEFKIKWGMVIDIDKCSGCGACMVSCQVENNIAPMTAEDPHNHLQMMTTDRDDPSNKLRTLTWLNVYELNNGKDFPEHDVAYLPRPCMQCGHPACVPVCPVVATEKNEEGGIVSQIYPRCIGCRYCMAACPYHARYFNWWDPLWPDGMDKTLSPNTSVRPRGVVEKCNFCHTRYLKAKDRAREEGIDPMDLPEGYYVPACVEACPTGAIVFGDLNNPDHKVHQLSQSPHSFRLLEKLGLDPQVYYMSKREWVREQGDNHAAGDHNTAVKQASHGHE
- the mazG gene encoding nucleoside triphosphate pyrophosphohydrolase is translated as MSNNDSFQRLREIVTILTGPEGCPWDKKQTPLSLCDYVVEEAFELVDAIRSDNAEEAREELGDVLFLLLFIAHLYESQGDFQLHEALDTARAKMVRRHPHVFSDTTFTDQAELMRTWEQIKRHEKESDQGELPGVFDSLPSGLPPLLKAYRIHSKAARAGFTWEDDTQLEEQLDQEWDEWTKADQSGTEQQRQEEFGDYLFTLVELGRRRSIKANAALDFANRKFLSRFAKMEAYARAQGQEFSDLDSQKMEMLWSRAKQEEKE
- a CDS encoding flavodoxin, translating into MKALIVYGSTTGNTETVADWIGDSLRSRGVEVTVADAAETDAEGMAEGYDAVLLGSSTWGDDEIELQDDFAELFDDLDKAGLQGKPVAVFGCGSTDYTFFCGAVDAIESRAEDLGAHIVGSSLKIDGDPEQDDVLAWTTEVAGFFQGAQ
- a CDS encoding CvpA family protein, with translation MNTLDVILFSLIILLGFRGLLHGLALEALSIGAVFFGLLAARHLSAYVAPHLGVHIDSPETVEAAATLVTFLLAVGLVWLLGKGISQALKFTPAGAIDRGLGAVFGLFEGYTVCSMVILIVRSLAPGTALYHNSSMAPFFMPGVRLLETHLPEGLLRFLHGVG
- the qrcB gene encoding menaquinone reductase molybdopterin-binding-like subunit QrcB, whose amino-acid sequence is MGLNRRAFIQFSVGGTLGLLVTPVIWKTLDDVSIWTQNWSWIPKLKKGAEERVQAISKLCPSGCALQVETVGREPYATTGDEDNPLSKGGLCPICADAVPMLYSPTRVAGPMVKTGDGQYESISWDDAKKLLADKLGAAGSSVAVVSGDDTGSGNEVFSALLAELGSDKYYMMPSPQMAATRAWNGLMGGQGQIGYDLDGSDFVLFAGTDALDSWGPTVSNMNAFAESHPAGQEATATYVYAGPARNHTSSVCDQWVPVHPEGMTAFLLGLAYNLITDGKTLESGDFASLRSLLASKFSPAQVEKLTGVSQKALAELAAKLRNASAPVVVADYANSTATAAAGIIVNMLLGRLNAQGGMVALPEVDTAVGSALDRVARFEKDLLAELADGAFAPKVCLVYDANPVFGLPQYGVQLAEKAGFTVSFSTFKDETAAVADLVLPAAHPFERFDDLVNPFGVANTTYVASSPVIKPTLDVQGAPQFLLELAADMGLDLGYETFEEVLEAKAEAAEAAVGTVGSYSVGLGLSALAAADKQSGGTALYAYTQLHIGTDKVATTPHNPTTIRDTELQGKTMYVRVNSKTASANGLKQNSKVRLSANGAECEALVLVDEGVMPGVVAAPLGFGHTAWDEFSKGKGGNVYKLLTVSAEPGGSAWTGSAVTIAKM
- a CDS encoding two-component system sensor histidine kinase NtrB — encoded protein: MSDSNVTRLKNLQTDPENLTESVACLWDDGERVFRVGVLGTGPGFMALLDVARNPLFLEFLPPVEILGVVRHGPGTQKVAYARSLNIPVYPSLRKLIHAHPEMNMVVDLTGERVVGHAVHDLLDTGVSIVDQDAAIFICGLHDMARANTRFSNDLDRQRHLLQAIIDEVREDIMLLDLDGNVVDMNRNVWRRTGKAKSELTGKPCWQVLTKRDGKPFCPEYDTACPLGETLRTRRKAEALVNRVSAGGRLLYYRVYSYPVFGRSGALTHVMMMHRDITARTHREQQLRQTEKLAVVGEMSTYLAHEIRNPLCAIGGFTRSLLRSSNLSEKEQEKIRIIAEETARLEGLLSSILNFARPGNMPVEEVDIATLIHGTTELMRIGYQQAGYSFTVAVEKDVPSVRGEAESIKQCLVNLIKNAMEAMPEGGDIEVVLDRRHDFVRLGVRDHGVGMDEEEQDKVFSPFYSTKPEGTGLGLAMIKKLVEEMGGHIDLRSSPGQGTALYLYFRPVLE
- a CDS encoding tetratricopeptide repeat protein, with amino-acid sequence MSGCSKSCGRCRMLGRVGDLCRSGMALCAAQEHELAERVLRMALDLVREYDLGPILEAKTANNLGLVYAAMERENQAGSQFARALQLIRGRVGTDNKLYRTVNNNYTQVIGQQVRQYKNVVDECAGRCVSARPDLIVGACACGR
- a CDS encoding tetratricopeptide repeat protein; this translates as MPELKAIADYNRRAMRAAGEGRLEQALLNLSMALRLAREIRRVQLESYSKGNMGLVYLMAGKRREAAVCFRLALQRAKTECGSDHPLCYALKNNIRKMSVRQRSAA
- the rfbC gene encoding dTDP-4-dehydrorhamnose 3,5-epimerase; this encodes MQVRETEFPGLKIIEPRVFQDDRGFFLESFNARVFEEWKLPVAFVQDNHAYSKGIGVLRGLHYQAPPVAQSKLIWVTRGEVLDVVVDIRKGSPTFGRWTKFHLSAENFMRLFVPAGFAHGYLTLTEHTEFMYKVDAPYAPETEGGIRWDDPDLGITWPKVWQGQGPVLSAKDTRQPRFQDLESPFTFPVDKE